The proteins below come from a single Stigmatopora argus isolate UIUO_Sarg chromosome 11, RoL_Sarg_1.0, whole genome shotgun sequence genomic window:
- the prr18 gene encoding proline-rich protein 18 translates to MPFPPLSLQQKIPSPARDFFGKKKAVVEKRDSGKEKQTSTWTTVNLRNLGRRSQQEKCKIPSQKDTQGKASWMPTSRAQDPVPALVRRSSSVDNGRPFPSKEEGKKKEIQFTLSLTPEAIVVIQKRNLEKQMLAKQQKCCASTDFRHRRVFPSKKTLQGGSKGAPVVKVEEAEQDITAIVKISLLNDQHKYDDVEYEEEDDGDVDETVMRKCKEWLKGVESAAALGKVDKLSTLPHLKSCCS, encoded by the coding sequence atgccttttccgCCTCTCAGTCTGCAGCAGAAGATCCCCTCACCGGCGAGGGATTTCTTCGGCAAAAAGAAAGCCGTCGTGGAGAAGAGGGACTCCGGGAAGGAGAAGCAGACCTCCACTTGGACGACGGTCAACTTGAGAAATTTGGGGCGGCGGTCCCAGCAGGAGAAGTGCAAGATCCCCTCGCAGAAGGACACGCAGGGGAAAGCTTCCTGGATGCCCACCAGTAGAGCTCAGGACCCGGTTCCGGCTTTGGTGAGGCGCTCCTCCTCGGTCGATAACGGCAGGCCGTTCCCCAGTAAAGAGGAGGGCAAAAAGAAGGAGATCCAGTTTACGCTCAGCCTCACGCCGGAAGCCATCGTGGTCATCCAGAAGCGAAATTTGGAGAAGCAGATGCTGGCCAAGCAGCAGAAATGTTGCGCGAGCACCGACTTCCGGCACAGGCGCGTCTTCCCGTCTAAGAAAACCTTGCAGGGGGGCTCCAAAGGGGCACCTGTGGTCAAAGTGGAGGAAGCCGAGCAGGATATCACGGCCATCGTGAAAATCTCGCTTTTGAACGACCAGCACAAGTATGACGATGTTGAGTatgaggaggaggatgatggAGACGTGGACGAGACGGTGATGAGGAAGTGTAAAGAATGGCTCAAGGGGGTCGAAAGTGCTGCAGCTTTGGGAAAAGTGGACAAACTTTCCACTCTACCGCACCTCAAAAGCTGCTGCTCGTAG